One window of Bdellovibrionota bacterium genomic DNA carries:
- the rplL gene encoding 50S ribosomal protein L7/L12, with protein EKTEFTVTLKSSGDKKIQVIKVVRALTGLGLKEAKDLVDGAPKVVKDGVNKEDAAKMKAELEKEGATVDVS; from the coding sequence TGGAGAAGACTGAATTTACGGTCACGCTGAAGAGTTCCGGTGACAAAAAGATCCAGGTGATCAAAGTGGTCCGCGCCCTTACGGGATTGGGCCTCAAGGAGGCCAAGGATCTGGTGGACGGCGCTCCCAAGGTCGTCAAAGACGGCGTCAACAAAGAAGATGCCGCCAAGATGAAGGCGGAGCTCGAAAAGGAAGGCGCAACGGTCGACGTTTCGTAA